The following proteins are encoded in a genomic region of Stegostoma tigrinum isolate sSteTig4 chromosome 10, sSteTig4.hap1, whole genome shotgun sequence:
- the si:dkey-87k14.1 gene encoding leucine-rich repeat transmembrane protein FLRT2 codes for MGMSQTRVCFVDWITLLQLWIIFLLGLCTPVTEADFCPLECRCDKKFVYCNDRGLTSVPAGIPEGAAILYLQNNVINNAGFPLDLRNVLSVQTVYLYGNELDEFPVNLPKNMKELHLQENNIQTVSREALSQLQKLEKLHLDDNSISTVGIEDGAFREATNLKLLFLSRNHLSSVPVGLPLGLEELRLDENRISTVPELAFQNLTLLQRLVLDGNLLTDSGISKGALEPLVKLTELSLVRNSLTVPPPNLPGGHLVKLNLQENQISQIPVTAFTQLKRLEKLDLSNNQLRMLVRGVFDGMTSLKQILLRNNPWYCDCNIKWVTKWLQSLSFSINVRGLMCQGPEKVRGMAIRDLNINLVSCPTTVPTPQITPNPPAPLPSAVVTVIPTTYTSGANTSILSLAPGSTALVPTGDKEFTDPLPVGQLQLTVQFVNDTCIQISWLAIFAVTKYRITWVKLGHSLVGGIVHERIVSGNMEQLSLLNLEPKSTYRICMVLLDASNNLHMEDDTVCLEATTKSSSFNTNMASSPEQAAQQDLSSPLLLAGLIGGAVIIVLVGLLGVFCWHMHKKGKYDSHSWKYNRGRRKDDYCEAGTKKDNTILEMTETSFHIVSLNNEQMLKEDFRLQSIYPPNGAINFTDCHTRSNSRYCTGGAPDLEQCHT; via the coding sequence ATGGGAATGTCACAGACCAGAGTCTGTTTCGTGGACTGGATTACTTTATTGCAGTTATGGATTATATTTCTGTTGGGACTGTGCACGCCAGTAACGGAGGCAGATTTTTGTCCTTTGGAGTGTCGTTGCGATAAGAAATTTGTTTACTGTAATGACCGTGGCTTGACATCAGTGCCTGCTGGGATACCAGAGGGTGCCGCTATTCTCTACCTCCAAAACAACGTCATCAACAATGCTGGATTTCCTCTTGACTTGCGAAATGTGCTGTCTGTTCAAACAGTATACTTGTACGGCAATGAGTTGGATGAGTTCCCCGTAAACCTACCAAAAAACATGAAAGAGCTCCACTTACAGGAGAATAATATCCAGACTGTCTCCCGGGAAGCTCTCAGCCAGTTGCAGAAACTCGAAAAGCTACATCTGGATGACAACTCCATCTCAACAGTTGGCATTGAGGATGGCGCTTTTCGAGAAGCTACCAACCTCAAGTTGCTGTTCTTGTCCAGGAACCACCTGAGCAGTGTGCCTGTTGGGCTCCCATTAGGGTTGGAAGAGCTCCGGCTGGATGAGAACCGGATCTCCACTGTGCCGGAGCTAGCCTTTCAGaatctgacccttcttcagcgcTTGGTCTTGGATGGGAACCTCCTGACCGACAGTGGGATTTCTAAGGGAGCCCTGGAGCCGCTGGTCAAGTTAACTGAACTCTCGCTGGTGAGGAATTCTCTCACTGTGCCCCCACCAAATCTTCCAGGTGGCCACTTGGTGAAACTGAATTTGCAGGAGAACCAAATCAGTCAGATTCCGGTCACCGCCTTCACACAACTGAAACGGCTCGAGAAGCTGGATCTCTCCAATAATCAGCTGCGGATGCTGGTGAGAGGAGTTTTTGATGGTATGACCAGTCTGAAACAGATTCTTTTGAGGAATAATCCCTGGTATTGCGACTGCAACATAAAATGGGTAACCAAATGGCTGCAGTCACTTTCGTTTTCTATAAACGTGCGTGGGCTGATGTGTCAGGGCCCAGAAAAGGTCAGAGGAATGGCTATAAGAGACCTGAACATAAACCTGGTATCCTGCCCAACTACCGTACCCACTCCTCAAATCACACCCAACCCACCTGCTCCCttgccatctgctgtggtgacTGTCATTCCTACCACCTACACTTCTGGTGCCAACACCTCCATTCTTTCCTTAGCACCAGGGTCAACTGCTCTTGTGCCTACCGGAGACAAAGAATTCACGGACCCTTTGCCTGTCGGTCAGTTGCAACTAACTGTGCAGTTCGTGAATGACACATGCATTCAAATCAGTTGGCTGGCCATATTTGCAGTGACCAAGTACAGAATCACCTGGGTGAAACTGGGTCACAGTTTAGTCGGTGGCATTGTGCACGAAAGGATAGTCAGCGGAAATATGGAGCAACTGAGCTTGCTAAATCTGGAGCCAAAATCGACCTACAGGATTTGCATGGTCTTGCTGGATGCCTCAAATAACTTGCACATGGAGGACGATACTGTTTGTTTAGAAGCCACCACAAAGTCGTCATCTTTTAACACGAACATGGCCTCAAGTCCTGAGCAGGCAGCCCAGCAGGACCTGAGCTCCCCATTACTTTTGGCAGGGTTGATAGGGGGAGCTGTGATCATTGTACTGGTGGGTCTGCTTGGTGTTTTCTGCTGGCACATGCATAAAAAGGGCAAATACGATTCGCACTCATGGAAGTACAATCGGGGGAGGAGGAAAGATGACTACTGCGAGGCTGGCACAAAAAAGGACAACACTATTCTCGAAATGACTGAGACCAGTTTTCACATAGTCTCATTAAACAATGAACAAATGCTCAAAGAGGATTTTAGACTGCAGTCAATATACCCTCCGAATGGAGCGATTAACTTTACAGACTGCCACACCAGAAGCAACAGCAGATACTGTACTGGTGGGGCACCAGATTTGGAGCAATGTCATACATGA